A DNA window from Candidatus Zixiibacteriota bacterium contains the following coding sequences:
- a CDS encoding NTP transferase domain-containing protein yields MRAVILAGGTGTRLRPYTTILPKPLMPVGNYPIAETIVRQLRYYGFTEVTFAVGYLHQLIEAYFGDGATWDVRIDYLREDRPLGTAGPLANLTDFDRPLLVMNGDILTDLDYRRFYQSHLDSRAELSIAVFEKQINIDLGVLETDAQASVTHYLEKPSYSHKVSMGVYAFSPSVLELIPAGVRCDFPDLVQSLLTLERRVKAYSHRGLWLDIGRTEDYLSAADVMDTHADRLLPTQPLVASTSTGIASP; encoded by the coding sequence ATGCGAGCCGTGATCTTGGCGGGCGGTACCGGTACTCGCTTGCGGCCATATACGACGATCCTGCCCAAGCCGTTGATGCCGGTCGGCAATTACCCGATTGCGGAAACGATTGTCCGGCAATTGCGGTATTACGGCTTCACCGAAGTCACCTTTGCCGTCGGCTACCTCCATCAACTTATCGAGGCCTACTTCGGCGACGGTGCGACCTGGGATGTCCGCATCGATTACCTGCGTGAGGATCGGCCGCTCGGTACGGCCGGGCCGCTGGCAAACCTGACCGATTTTGACCGTCCGCTCCTGGTGATGAACGGCGATATCCTGACTGATCTCGACTATCGTCGGTTCTATCAATCACATCTTGACAGCCGCGCGGAGCTTTCGATCGCCGTTTTCGAGAAGCAGATCAATATCGATCTGGGCGTTCTCGAGACTGACGCGCAAGCATCGGTCACCCACTATCTGGAGAAACCAAGCTACTCGCACAAGGTGAGCATGGGCGTTTACGCCTTCTCACCGTCGGTACTGGAATTGATTCCGGCCGGTGTGCGCTGTGACTTCCCCGACTTGGTTCAGTCGCTGCTGACACTGGAGCGTCGCGTCAAGGCCTACTCGCATCGCGGCCTCTGGCTCGATATCGGGCGTACCGAAGACTACCTTTCCGCTGCCGACGTCATGGATACTCATGCCGACCGGCTGTTACCGACGCAACCTTTGGTCGCATCAACTTCAACCGGAATTGCCTCGCCATAA
- a CDS encoding alginate lyase family protein, translated as METAVIKRIGYKVRRKLKIVQAMIPTPKPTDEQFLAELGSTAAGSLERFPPIFPGLIDSSMAKNLSRTMPEDFARAELVARQALQHRFNLLGSGWVDAGRPIDWSRDFKSGKRWATRDYRLQRIVDLNDDSDVKVPWELSRCQHFLPMAILYLAEGDPAFAAAFETQVNSWIEANEYGQTVNWSCPMDIALRCLNWLAAYQSFAARNDFGERFRQRLTLELYKGGRAIRENLEKIGSGFNTNHYLADLVGLLYLGWMFRDVPAAHDWFDLAHRELEQELQSQVTTDGIDYESSLPYHGLVTEMFFYALILSERCGRPFSTGYAERLRQMIANLARFTRADGTVEPFGDNDDGRVFRLLWRGSRDYRDLLSLACGHDPELQLPGFTPTPEEAFIRSSSTSRRHAAAVASTWSSVGFVKAGMCQMRAPGVVLNFFNNEVGTAGLGNHKHNDLLSFSLEYDGFPVFVDPGSFVYTADAEARNQFRSTRAHNTVMIDDQEQNRMVPGLLFHLRPDGRPQITHWQSTDKFDLAVAEHNCYERLDQPVRHRRAVLLLKHPVVILIRDELLGRGEHKAEFNFHLDRMAVETLAQNRVLLRPSPQFTPLLFAELLHESGFNLLTDWISPAYGVRYPAMRLTQWQRAELPCTRLYAIIPLTSSELSSVDTIVQQARDFVGW; from the coding sequence ATGGAAACTGCGGTCATCAAGCGCATCGGATACAAGGTCAGACGCAAGCTCAAGATTGTGCAGGCCATGATCCCGACACCCAAGCCGACCGACGAGCAGTTTCTGGCTGAGCTCGGTTCAACCGCCGCAGGCTCGCTTGAACGATTTCCCCCGATATTCCCCGGGCTGATCGACTCATCGATGGCCAAGAACTTGTCGCGCACGATGCCGGAGGATTTCGCCCGTGCCGAGTTAGTAGCACGCCAGGCGTTGCAGCATCGCTTTAATCTGCTGGGCTCGGGCTGGGTGGATGCCGGTCGGCCGATCGACTGGTCGCGCGATTTCAAGAGCGGCAAGCGTTGGGCAACCCGCGACTACCGGCTCCAGCGAATAGTCGATCTCAACGACGATTCGGATGTCAAGGTCCCCTGGGAACTATCGCGTTGCCAGCACTTCTTGCCGATGGCAATCCTCTATCTGGCCGAAGGCGATCCGGCATTTGCTGCCGCTTTTGAGACTCAGGTCAACTCGTGGATCGAGGCCAACGAGTACGGACAGACGGTCAATTGGTCTTGTCCGATGGATATTGCGTTACGCTGCCTAAACTGGCTGGCCGCGTATCAGTCGTTTGCTGCAAGGAATGATTTTGGCGAGCGCTTTCGGCAGCGACTGACGCTCGAACTTTACAAAGGCGGTCGCGCAATTCGTGAAAATTTGGAGAAGATCGGATCGGGGTTCAACACGAATCACTACCTTGCCGACCTGGTCGGGCTGCTCTATCTCGGGTGGATGTTCCGGGATGTCCCGGCGGCGCACGACTGGTTCGATCTGGCACATCGCGAACTCGAGCAAGAACTGCAGTCGCAGGTTACGACTGACGGGATCGATTATGAGTCCTCCCTGCCTTATCACGGTCTTGTTACCGAGATGTTCTTCTATGCACTGATCTTGAGCGAAAGATGCGGTCGACCGTTCTCAACTGGCTATGCTGAACGTCTGCGCCAGATGATCGCGAATCTGGCACGCTTTACGCGGGCAGACGGCACGGTTGAGCCGTTTGGCGACAATGACGATGGTCGCGTATTTCGACTTCTGTGGCGCGGCTCGCGCGATTATCGCGACTTGCTGAGTCTGGCTTGCGGTCACGATCCCGAATTGCAGTTGCCCGGGTTCACTCCGACACCAGAAGAAGCGTTCATACGCTCCAGTTCCACCAGTCGCCGCCATGCGGCTGCTGTCGCATCGACCTGGAGTTCGGTCGGCTTCGTGAAAGCCGGGATGTGTCAGATGAGGGCACCAGGAGTGGTTCTCAACTTCTTCAACAACGAAGTCGGCACGGCCGGCCTGGGCAATCACAAGCACAACGATCTGTTGAGTTTCAGTCTGGAGTATGACGGGTTTCCAGTGTTTGTTGACCCTGGCAGCTTCGTCTATACGGCCGATGCCGAGGCCCGGAATCAGTTTCGTTCAACGCGGGCGCATAACACGGTCATGATTGACGACCAGGAACAGAATCGCATGGTGCCGGGGCTGCTTTTTCATCTTCGTCCCGATGGCCGCCCGCAGATTACCCACTGGCAATCCACCGACAAATTCGATTTGGCGGTGGCGGAGCACAATTGCTATGAGCGACTCGACCAGCCGGTCAGGCACCGACGCGCTGTGTTGCTGCTTAAGCACCCGGTGGTAATCCTGATCCGTGACGAACTCCTGGGTCGGGGCGAGCATAAGGCGGAGTTCAATTTTCATTTGGATCGAATGGCCGTGGAGACTTTGGCTCAGAATCGCGTGTTGTTGCGACCGTCGCCTCAGTTCACTCCGTTATTGTTCGCTGAACTCCTGCATGAGAGCGGGTTCAATTTACTCACGGACTGGATTTCGCCCGCTTACGGGGTTAGATACCCGGCGATGCGCTTGACACAATGGCAGCGGGCCGAGCTGCCCTGCACGAGGCTGTATGCGATCATCCCATTGACCTCCAGCGAACTCTCTTCAGTTGACACGATTGTCCAGCAGGCACGGGATTTCGTGGGATGGTAG
- a CDS encoding O-antigen ligase family protein, giving the protein MVDHLRTALTASTAKFLTLAGLATVLITWLLPQSNLLLIACLLTATILAAIAVTRRPQAVYWVMLVALPLEATFVLEAGFSILPCYLLLGLQLLLLLVMRQPLRFDTAPVRIYLVYLLIATLSLLFAFFVAPPQVDTSAAMALRASGLRPFVQVVLLALNVCFFALVLQYNPDEHTALKSLQVYLAVAAALALLGCWQSLAVPLDLPGKDFTQAFGAAADQAYLYGETRYYSALVTDFAPRATFRESLHFSHFLVSILPLALTLFIYRRKLPERWRLPGVSLLAAFGSATLFLTMSRSGWIAMLAAMLFVAVFSPKRRIVKYAALAGLALVVVGSAMTVVGFFRFDLNVWELISIRLDAARLESDPRVTYLSALWSTFKEYPLLGVGIGNYGAFGAAAVGIPTLLSAHSIFLNALVETGVLGFLAFSALIVHFFVKLLQGIASARGQAIYPYLVGIGGGVLGMTLQYFSFGDRPSFYYLFMLAIGYALLRAAAKKRVASTTFAP; this is encoded by the coding sequence ATGGTAGACCATCTTCGAACTGCCCTGACGGCGTCAACCGCGAAGTTCCTCACGCTTGCCGGTCTCGCCACAGTTCTGATTACCTGGCTGTTGCCCCAGTCAAACCTGCTCCTGATCGCGTGCCTACTCACTGCGACGATCCTTGCCGCAATCGCTGTTACGCGGCGGCCTCAGGCGGTGTACTGGGTGATGCTCGTTGCCCTGCCGCTGGAGGCGACCTTCGTTCTGGAGGCTGGATTCTCGATCCTGCCATGCTATCTGCTGTTGGGTTTGCAATTGCTGCTCCTGCTCGTGATGCGACAACCACTGCGCTTCGACACGGCCCCCGTAAGAATCTACCTGGTCTACCTCCTGATAGCGACGCTCTCGTTGTTATTTGCATTCTTCGTGGCGCCGCCTCAGGTGGACACGTCGGCAGCGATGGCACTGCGCGCTTCGGGACTGCGCCCATTCGTTCAAGTTGTCCTCCTGGCACTCAACGTGTGCTTCTTCGCCTTGGTGCTCCAGTACAATCCCGATGAGCACACCGCTTTGAAGTCGCTGCAGGTGTATTTGGCGGTCGCTGCCGCCCTGGCGCTGCTCGGCTGTTGGCAGTCACTGGCAGTGCCGCTTGACCTTCCCGGCAAGGACTTCACCCAGGCGTTCGGCGCGGCCGCGGATCAGGCATACCTCTACGGCGAGACACGTTACTATTCCGCGCTGGTCACGGATTTTGCTCCGCGCGCGACATTTCGCGAGTCGCTGCATTTTTCGCACTTTCTGGTTTCGATCTTACCACTGGCGCTGACACTATTCATCTATCGGCGTAAACTGCCGGAGCGCTGGCGCCTGCCGGGTGTGTCGCTGCTGGCGGCATTTGGATCGGCGACGTTGTTTCTCACGATGTCCCGATCCGGCTGGATCGCCATGCTGGCGGCGATGTTGTTCGTCGCCGTCTTCTCGCCCAAACGACGAATAGTGAAGTACGCCGCCCTGGCCGGGTTGGCTCTGGTCGTCGTGGGCTCGGCAATGACTGTCGTGGGGTTCTTCCGATTTGACCTGAACGTCTGGGAGTTGATTTCGATTCGCCTCGACGCCGCGCGTCTGGAATCGGACCCGCGGGTCACCTATTTGTCCGCGCTCTGGTCTACCTTCAAAGAATATCCGCTGCTCGGAGTCGGTATCGGCAACTATGGAGCGTTTGGTGCGGCGGCGGTCGGAATCCCAACGCTGCTGTCCGCGCACTCGATCTTTCTCAATGCGCTGGTTGAGACCGGCGTGCTCGGGTTTCTCGCCTTCTCCGCACTGATCGTGCACTTCTTTGTGAAGTTGCTGCAAGGAATCGCAAGCGCTCGCGGGCAGGCGATCTACCCCTATCTTGTCGGTATCGGTGGCGGCGTCCTCGGTATGACGCTGCAATACTTCAGCTTCGGTGATCGGCCATCGTTTTACTATCTTTTCATGCTGGCCATCGGTTATGCCTTGCTGCGGGCGGCCGCCAAGAAACGTGTTGCCTCGACAACCTTCGCGCCGTAA
- a CDS encoding phosphatase PAP2 family protein: MLEQLQQIDTELFLMINRNLANPVCDLLMPAATNEWILRGILLAIVSALVIFGKTRGRLAAVGCIIAVAISDQVSAQLIKPLVERARPCHVVAGVHLLVNCSQGLSFPSSHAANTFGQAMFLGALYPRARWYLFGFAAIVSYSRIAVGVHYPFDVVVGASVGVLCGSFVYWLWRQAARRYPAMRAHT; this comes from the coding sequence ATGCTGGAGCAACTTCAGCAAATCGACACCGAGTTGTTCCTCATGATCAACCGGAATCTTGCCAATCCCGTCTGCGATCTCTTGATGCCGGCGGCAACCAATGAGTGGATCTTGCGAGGGATACTGCTGGCGATTGTATCAGCGTTGGTCATTTTCGGCAAGACGCGCGGTCGCCTGGCCGCCGTGGGATGCATCATTGCCGTCGCGATCTCGGATCAGGTTTCGGCGCAGCTGATTAAACCGCTGGTCGAGCGTGCACGACCCTGTCACGTGGTCGCGGGTGTTCATCTCCTCGTGAATTGCTCGCAGGGATTATCGTTCCCTTCATCCCACGCCGCCAATACTTTCGGGCAGGCGATGTTTCTTGGCGCGCTGTATCCGCGGGCACGGTGGTACCTGTTCGGATTCGCCGCGATTGTCAGCTACTCGCGCATCGCGGTCGGGGTGCACTACCCGTTCGACGTTGTTGTTGGCGCGTCGGTGGGTGTCCTCTGCGGCTCGTTTGTCTATTGGCTGTGGCGGCAAGCGGCACGGCGCTACCCGGCGATGAGAGCCCACACTTAA